The Thalassotalea sediminis genome includes the window AGTTGTGGTGTCACCGTTTTACGCACGTCTTCAACTCGGCCAAAAGCGGTGATCACTAATGAAAGTGGCGCAGTAACTGCTTTTTCTTCACCATTTTCTTGCCACTTGGTTTTCATCGACATTGAGTCTTTACCAACAGGAATCGTTAAACCGAGCGCAGGACAAAGTTCTTCACCTACGGCTTTAACTGCTTCATAAAGGCCTGCATCTTCGCCTGGATGACCAGCTGCTGCCATCCAGTTTGCTGAAAGTTTAATGCGATTTAAATCGCCAATATCAGCAGACGCTATGTTTGTTAATGATTCTGCAACCGCTAATCGTGCTGATGCTCCATAGTTAAGTAATGCAACTGGCGTACGTTCACCCATTGACATGGCTTCACCATGATAAGAATCAAGCGCAGCGGTAGTTACTGCACAGTCAGCAACAGGTACTTGCCAAGGACCAACCATTTGATCTCGTGCTACCATGCCAGTTACCGAGCGGTCACCAATGGTAATAAGGAAGGTTTTTTCTGCTATCGTTGGCAACCGTAAAATACGATCAGCAGCATCTTCAAGGGTTACATCTACTAAATTAAGTGCAGCACCTGTTTCTTGTTTACTTGTAACGTTACGATGCATTTTAGGTGGCTTACCTAATAATAAATCAAGTGATAAATCAATAGGCTTATTCAATTGTTCATCGTTAGCAAAGTGAGCGTCAGTTAAGGTAAGGTGCTCTTCTTCTATCGCTTTACCAACAACAGCAAAAGGAGCACGCTCGCGACGACAGATTTCTTCAAAAATGGCTAGCTTTTCATCTGATACCGCTAATACGTAACGCTCTTGAGATTCGTTACACCAGATTTCTAATGGTGACATGCTGCGTTCATCATTTGGCACATTGCGTAATTCAAAGTTACCACCTCGACCGCCATCTGCAACAAGTTCAGGGAAGGCGTTCGATAAACCACCAGCACCTACATCATGGATGAAAAGAATAGGGTTTTCATCTCCAAGTTGCCAACAACGATCAATAACTTCCTGACAACGGCGTTCCATTTCTGGGTTTTCGCGTTGAACGGATGCAAAATCTAAATCTTCGGCGGATTGACCTGATGCCATTGACGAAGCTGCACCACCACCTAAGCCGATATTCATTGCTGGGCCACCTAAGGCGATAAGGTTAGCACCAACGTTTATTTCACCTTTTTGCACATGCTCGTCACGAATGTTACCAAGACCGCCAGCAAGCATGATAGGTTTGTGATAACCACGAATTTCTTTACCGTTAAATGAATCAACTTGCTCTTCATAGGTACGGAAGTAACCTAAAATATTAGGGCGTCCAAATTCATTATTGAACGCTGCGCCACCAAGAGGGCCTTCCGTCATTATATCTAATGCAGATACGATGCGCTCAGGCTTGCCAAAGTCTGTTTCCCAAGGCTGTTCAAAGTTAGGAATACGTAAATTAGAAACAGTAAAACCAACTAAGCCCGCTTTAGGTTTTGAACCGATACCTGTAGCCCCTTCATCACGAATTTCACCACCTGAACCAGTCGCTGCACCAGGATATGGAGATATTGCCGTTGGGTGGTTATGGGTTTCAACCTTCATCAGAATTTGAATATCTTCATGATGATAACCGTATTCTTTACTCTCAGGGTTCGGGAAAAAGCGTCCACCTTCTGAGCCGACCATTACCGCAGCATTATCTTTATATGCACTTAATACGAAATCTGGGTTAGTTTCATATGTGTTTTTAATCATTTTAAATAATGATTTAGGCTGTACTTCGCCATCAATTGTCCAATCAGCATTGAAAATTTTATGACGACAATGCTCTGAATTCGCTTGTGCAAACATATACAATTCAATGTCATTCGGGTTACGACCAAGCTTTGTAAAGTTTTCAACAAGGTACTCTATTTCATCATCAGCTAAGGCTAAACCGAGTTCAATATTTGCTTTAGCTAATGCATCTCGGCCACCCGTTAAAATATCAACCGCATTAAGTTTGCCGGGTTCAGCCGTTGCGAACAGTGCTTGTGCTTGTGCAAAGTCACTAAATGTAACTTCCATCATGCGATCATGAATTAAGCCATTTAATTGCTGTTGCTGTTCGTTTGAAAGTTCAGCACTTTCAATGTAATAAGCCAGGCCACGTTCTAGTCGAATAATTTTGTTAAGACCACAGTTATGTGCAATATCTGTAGATTTTGATGACCAGGGTGAAATAGTGCCAGGACGAGGTGTTACAAGTACAAATGTACCAGTAGGCTCATGTTCTTCAATTTTAGGACCGTAGGTTAGCAGTTTTGCTAATACGGTTGTTTCATGTTCATTAAGCTCAGCATTTAAGTGTGCAAAGTGCGTGAACTCGGCATAAATATCGGTTACAGGAAGGCTAAGTTCAGCACACTGATCAAGTAGTTTCTTAATACGAAAATCAGATAAGGCTGGAGCGCCACGAAGAGTTTGAATCAACATCGCCATATTATGTAGTCACCAAGGTTGGATTTATTGGATTAAAAATCGCGCGTATTATAGTGTAAAAGCAGGGCAATAGTAAAAAAATTTCCTTGTTTGTTTTAGGTAAAATTAAAAAAAGACTATGATAAAAAATAAAAGCACGCCACAATGGAACTATGAACGCTGTACGTTATAAACATTATCAAAACTTACTCCTTGTTTTGCTGTTGTGTATTCCTCTGGTTTTTGGCCTTAGTGGCTGTCGAGACAAGCCAGAGAATTCAGGACTCACAAAAGTTGCAAAGCAAGGCTATATCACAGTTGGTACCTTATATGGCTTAACCAGTTATTATATTGGTGCTGAAGGGGAAACTGGTTTTGAATATGAGCTAGCAAAGAAGTATGCCGACTTTTTAGGTGTTGAATTAAAAATTGTCGCGAGTTACAGCTTGGAAGAGCTTTTTTCATTGTTGGATAACGGTGAAGTTGATTTTCTAGCCGCTGGTTTAACAATTACAGATAGTCGTTTAAAACGGTATGATTTTGCACCAAGTTATAATCAAATAAGCCAGAAACTTGTTTTTAAACAAGGGAATGAGCGTCCACGTGACCTTGATGACTTGACAGGCACGCTAATCGTAACAGCAAATTCGAGTCATGTTGAAAACCTACAAGATTTACAAAAGTCAAAATCTTCACTTAGCTGGCTTGAAACTAAAGCATTAGATAGCGAAGAAATTTTAATTCGTATTTTAAACGACGAAGTAGATTATACCATTATTGACAGTCACACTTTGTCAGTAAGTCGACGCTATTACCCCGAAATTAGTATCGGGTTTACCATCAAAGAATCTGCACCACTTGCTTGGCCTGTTAGTAAAAGCGGCGATGATTCCGTACTTGCTAGTTTAATTGAGTTTTTTGGCCAAATTCATCATAACGGCACATTATTAGCGCTTGATGATAAGTATTTTGGGCATGTAGAACAGTTTAATTATGTTGATACCCGTACCTTTATTAAAGCAGTGGAAACAATATTGCCGACTTATCGACCACTTTTTGAAAAATATGGTCAAGAGATTGATTGGCGCTTGTTGGCTGCCATTAGCTATCAAGAATCTCATTGGAACCCTAAAGCGAGATCGCATACAGGTGTTAGAGGCATGATGATGTTAACCTTGCCTACGGCAAAACAAATGGGCATTAAAAGCCGTATCGATGCAGAGCAAAGTATTCGCGGTGGCGCAAAATATTTCCAACAAATGTTTGAACGAATGCCTGAACGTGTGCCACATCCAGACAGGCTTTGGTTTGCCTTAGCGTCATACAATGTTGGTTTAGGTCATTTAAATGACGCACGCGAGATAACGCGGTTACAAGGTGGTGATCCAGACAGGTGGGTTGATGTTAAGCAACGTTTGCCATTGTTAAAACAGAAACAATATTACAAATTCACACGTTATGGTTATGCGCGAGGCGATGAGCCGGTTAATTATGTAGACAATATTAGGCGTTATTACGATACGTTAACGTGGATGGATGAGAAACAGCAAGAAGCTGAACAACACCGATTGCAGGAAGCAGTTGAAATAGAAAAGCAGACAGGAGAAATTCCAGCGAGTAAGGTGGCTGAAAAACCTATACCCGACGTACCTGCTGCACAGTAACAATAAAGTCGTTATTCATATCTCTTTACACATTATTCGATTGTTTTCATTAAACTGTCATAAAATGTCTTGATAATAGCACTCGTAGATACCATATTAGTAAAAGCGCTTATTGAACTTTTGTTAATAGCATGGTCTATATAAGTGTGCATCAGGCATAACGCATAAAATAGGAGGTAATAATATGCAAAAAGCACGTAAAGTGTCACATTCGATTCAGCGTAAGCGCTTAATGAATAGACACAAAGTAAAGGTGAATAGTCGTCGTTTGACGCATTTTATTCAAGAAAGTCAAGAACTAAACTGCACTCATAACGGTAGCGTAAATTAATACTCGCTACCGTTCGCTTAGCTAATCCCATCTTAATCTTCACTTGAGTCATTAACTTGCTGATTTATCAAGTGTTCATAATTCTACACAAAATGTTACAAACTTATTCTAAAAGATTTAGTTACATCTTTAACAATTAATTAACACTTTGCTACATTGTTATTACCTTAGTAAAAAGAGAATAATAATGTTAAAAACATGGTTTAAACCGTCACAAATCGCCTTAGCAGCGTCTATTTGTGTAACAACGTTAGCACCTGCTGCTTTTGCTGAAAAAATCAAACAAGTGACTTCTGTAGAAGGGATCACTGAATATCAACTTGATAATGGTTTACAAGTCTTATTATTTCCAGACAACACCAAAGAAACGGTTACAGTAAATGTTACTTATCATGTTGGCTCTAAACATGAAAATTATGGTGAAACAGGTATGGCTCATTTGCTTGAGCATCTTGTTTTTAAAGGAA containing:
- the purL gene encoding phosphoribosylformylglycinamidine synthase — translated: MAMLIQTLRGAPALSDFRIKKLLDQCAELSLPVTDIYAEFTHFAHLNAELNEHETTVLAKLLTYGPKIEEHEPTGTFVLVTPRPGTISPWSSKSTDIAHNCGLNKIIRLERGLAYYIESAELSNEQQQQLNGLIHDRMMEVTFSDFAQAQALFATAEPGKLNAVDILTGGRDALAKANIELGLALADDEIEYLVENFTKLGRNPNDIELYMFAQANSEHCRHKIFNADWTIDGEVQPKSLFKMIKNTYETNPDFVLSAYKDNAAVMVGSEGGRFFPNPESKEYGYHHEDIQILMKVETHNHPTAISPYPGAATGSGGEIRDEGATGIGSKPKAGLVGFTVSNLRIPNFEQPWETDFGKPERIVSALDIMTEGPLGGAAFNNEFGRPNILGYFRTYEEQVDSFNGKEIRGYHKPIMLAGGLGNIRDEHVQKGEINVGANLIALGGPAMNIGLGGGAASSMASGQSAEDLDFASVQRENPEMERRCQEVIDRCWQLGDENPILFIHDVGAGGLSNAFPELVADGGRGGNFELRNVPNDERSMSPLEIWCNESQERYVLAVSDEKLAIFEEICRRERAPFAVVGKAIEEEHLTLTDAHFANDEQLNKPIDLSLDLLLGKPPKMHRNVTSKQETGAALNLVDVTLEDAADRILRLPTIAEKTFLITIGDRSVTGMVARDQMVGPWQVPVADCAVTTAALDSYHGEAMSMGERTPVALLNYGASARLAVAESLTNIASADIGDLNRIKLSANWMAAAGHPGEDAGLYEAVKAVGEELCPALGLTIPVGKDSMSMKTKWQENGEEKAVTAPLSLVITAFGRVEDVRKTVTPQLRTDMGDTRIIAIDLSDGKNRLGGSCLAQVYKQLGTETPDVDNPETLKGFFNAIQTLVADQTLIAYHDRSDGGLFTSVVEMAFAGHTGVDIDLSALKGDNLSVLFNEELGAVIQIREQDTEHVHQIFEQHGILSLCTDIGRINNDDTIRFSRDNETILENSRTYFRTVWAETTLNMQALRDNPECAQQEFDVKFDTEDPGLNVALTYDINEDIVANLIAQDAQSGDNPKVAILREQGVNSHVEMAAVFDRAGFKAIDVHMSDVLSGRIDLAQFKGLVACGGFSYGDVLGAGEGWAKSILFNANAREMFKTFFHREDTFSLGVCNGCQMLSNLKEIIPGTEAWPHFVQNKSERFEARFSLVEIQESPSIFFKGMEGSRMPIAVSHGEGRAEFVNEDAIAATNDSGTVAMRYINNYGDVTETYPANPNGSPDGITSLTTTDGRVTIMMPHPERVFRTVANSWHPDDWQEDSPWVRMFRNARKFVG
- the mltF gene encoding membrane-bound lytic murein transglycosylase MltF, whose product is MNAVRYKHYQNLLLVLLLCIPLVFGLSGCRDKPENSGLTKVAKQGYITVGTLYGLTSYYIGAEGETGFEYELAKKYADFLGVELKIVASYSLEELFSLLDNGEVDFLAAGLTITDSRLKRYDFAPSYNQISQKLVFKQGNERPRDLDDLTGTLIVTANSSHVENLQDLQKSKSSLSWLETKALDSEEILIRILNDEVDYTIIDSHTLSVSRRYYPEISIGFTIKESAPLAWPVSKSGDDSVLASLIEFFGQIHHNGTLLALDDKYFGHVEQFNYVDTRTFIKAVETILPTYRPLFEKYGQEIDWRLLAAISYQESHWNPKARSHTGVRGMMMLTLPTAKQMGIKSRIDAEQSIRGGAKYFQQMFERMPERVPHPDRLWFALASYNVGLGHLNDAREITRLQGGDPDRWVDVKQRLPLLKQKQYYKFTRYGYARGDEPVNYVDNIRRYYDTLTWMDEKQQEAEQHRLQEAVEIEKQTGEIPASKVAEKPIPDVPAAQ